In Candidatus Defluviilinea gracilis, the genomic window TTACAGGACAGGAGTTAGACGGCACCGCAACCCGTCAACACGTTACGGTGCTTCCCCTTTCCGATACCGAGAATGATGTAAGAGATGCAATCGAAAGTTTGAAAGTGTTTAGACCCCCCGACTGCGTGAAGGATGGCGCTTCACCCGATCCTGATTCTCCGACTGAAGGACTCTGCAGGAATCTTAATGATTCAGGGGTTTTTATACCATTTGATTGCGCCCGCTTACGTCATTCTGATTTTAAAGACCTATCCTCATGCAATTCAAGTAATATCGGCGGCGCCCTGACAAGGGCGTGGTCAGTATTTACCGTCGGCGACGTCCGCCCCGAAGCGGTTTGGGTGACAATTTTGCTCGCAGGCGGTCCAGCAAACGCCACCGATACGCCTCAGGCTGATCAAGCGAAGCCGAAACCTCCACTGGGCTGGACCCCGGAGCCTTCTTTTCATCCGTTTGGGTTCTGCCCATCGATCTCCCCTCCCTGCCGCGATGGCGACGCTTCTAATCGAAACGCCAAGGGATCTGCCGATTATGATGCGGATGATTTCGCCAGAGATAGCGCGGACGCTGTGGCAGACCCAACTAACGGAGGCGGTATCACCATTTACACAATCGGACTTGGCAATCTGATTAAAAACTCTCCAGTGGGCGACCCAGATGAAGCGGAGAAATTATTGGAATATATCGCTGAGGATGCCGGCGGAAGTTCTGCAAGTCATGGCTTGTATTTTTATGCGCCAAACAGCGACGATCTTGCCGCAATCTTCGAAAAGATCGCCAATGACATCTTTACCAAGATCGCCAAGTAGAAGAATTTCTTAATGTAGCGACAAGGATGTTCGCGTGAACAATGATAAAATAACGGGTATTCGTATGAACAACTATCGACCGAAAACCAACCGATCTGCCCCCAAGCCGAAGGCGCAAGCGGTGATCGAGTTTGCGCTGGTCCTGCCGATCTTATTGCTTGTACTGATCGGGATCATGGAAACCTCGCGCCTGCTCTTCGCCTGGCTGATCATCGAAAACTCCACCCGTTTTGGAATTCGTTACGCCACCGCCGGGACGTATGAACCCATCTACTGTCAGGGATACGATGGCGGAATCTGCGACTCGGATACGGAAACCGACGCCGCTCGCCTTCCCTCGATCAAGGACGAAACCACGCGCATCGTGATCGGTTATCTTCTCAGAAACGCCCGTTTTGAAACGGTCGCGAATACCGAGGATTTGTTTTTCAACGTGACGGTCTGCGGCTCCAAAGAAGAAGGGTATGACTTCACGCCTCCAGTCATGAGCGAACCGATCTACGCCAACTGCGAAGAAATCAGTAATCCTGGTATAACAAAAGAGTTTGCGGGGTCTCCAGGCTATCGTGTGTACGTGGCGGCAGACTACAACTTCCGATTCATCGTCATGCCGGCCTTTGGCGTCGAACCATCCATGATCCATCTTGCATCGTACCGCATGGGGTACGTGGAATCCTTCCGCGCTGTGCGCGCTATCAACACCCCACTCGGATGGGAAGTGACTTCGATTCCCCCCACGCCGACGAATACCCCTACCATCACCAATACTCCTTTGCCGACGGATACCCCCACCGTTACTAGCACACCTACATCGACCGTCACTTCCACTTCAACCAATACGCCGACGATCACGCCTACGATCACCCAAACAAGAACGCCAACCTATACGCCGACGCCGAGTTGTAATTTGTTCACCGCCGGCAATTTCAGCCAATCGACCACAAGCGGCGGATACCCGCGCGTAAATATAAACCTCATCAATAGCAGCACATCCAAAGCCGCGATTCAAAGCCTGACGTTCGTCTGGACCGCCTACGACGCCGCGAACCCGGGACAGACCCTGGACCGCTGGTCCTTTAATAACACGACCATTGACAATACAGACGATGGTGCCTCGCCAACAAATTGGACAAACCCCGGTGGGCTAGGCTCGCTCGTTGATCTTCCCGCCAGCACAAGCCGACAATTACGGTTTACCTATTTGAACCTCGACGGCGCCTGGCCCGGAATCGTGCCTGCCAATTCCTTTGGATTGATCGTGAACCTCGACAACGGTTGTACGATCACGGTGACGTCTCAGGCAACCCCCACGGTCACGGCTACTCGCACTGCCACTGGCACGGCGACCATCACGCGCACGCCAACCATCACGCGCACGCCAACCATCACACGCACGCCAACCATCACACGCACGCCGACGCGCACGCCAACCATCACACCGACACCAACCATTACGCGCACGCCGACGATTACAAACACGCCGACCATCACCTTCACACCGACCATCACATCGACGCGCACGCCGACACGGACGCGCACGCCTACGGCTACCGTCACGCGCACGCCCACTGTGACCCTCACAGTGCCGTCGCCGACGCGCACACATACGAGAACCGTCACACCGACAGTCCCGTCACCGACACAGACGCGCACGCCCACACCGACAGCCACTGTCCCGACGCCGACACGGACACCTACATCTACCGTCACGCGCACACGGACTCCGACACCTACGCACACGGTTCCTCCGCAATCACCGACGCCTACCGTCACGCCGACGCCTACTGTATGCTTCGACTGCTAGTGAAGCGCTAAAGATAAAGTAAAAACAAACCCGCCGATTGATTTTCGATCGGCGGGTTTGTTTTGCGATATAATGCCGCCACTTATAGAAAGGAGGCTCGCACACCAATTCAATCGGGAAAGTCAGCGCATGAACTTTAGTTTGTTAGTTTGTTAGTCGAATAGTCTGATCATTGTTGCCTTAGGCAGTGGTATGACTGTAAGAGTACGCGGTTGAAAGACTATCAAAACTAAAGTTGACGAGGATAAGGGTTCTCCATCGCGAGGTGGAGTTAATCTCGTCGCTGGTTGAGTAGTTCCGCGTGCAATTCGCGGAACGTATCGAAACCACTGACGAGAGAAAATCGAAAGTTCGGCGGAAGCCCTTCGGGTGAGCCATCGCCCGTTATTCTTTCCCTCCGAAAATACAAATCCGTAAAGAACACTGCATGAGTGATCAGGCAGGCAGAGACGCGGGTAATGGCACAATCACAAGACTGGAGACCAGAGACTGACCAAGTCTCTACTCTCTAATTCTCTAGTCTCTTAATTTCGGAGGACTCCCCATGTGTGGAATCGTCGGATACATCGGCGCGCGTGATGCGACGCCGATCATCCTCAACGGCTTGAAACGGCTCGAATACCGCGGATATGATTCGGCTGGAGTCGCTGTCATCAGCGGCGACCAGCTCGAAGTCCGAAAAGACGCGGGCAAGTTATCCCAACTAATTGATCTTGTCGAGAAATCTCCCATCGCAGGCGCGCCAGGGATCGGTCACACGCGCTGGGCGACTCACGGCGCGCCGAACGCGCGGAATGCGCATCCGCATCTCGGGCAGACGAAGCGCGTCGTGGTCGTGCAGAACGGCATCGTCGAAAATTTTCTCGAACTCAAAGATGAACTGACCGCCGAGGGCGTGGAATTTCAATCGGAGACCGACACCGAGACCATCGTGCATCTCGTGGAGCATTACCTTGCGACGGGGATCGGACTGGTGGAAGCGGCGCGCAAAACGTTCAACCAGATCCGCGGCGCGAACGTGGTGGTGCTGATCTCTGCCGATGAACCCGATAAGATCGTGACGGCGCGGATCGGCAACGCGGGCGGCGTGGTGATCGGCATGGGCGAAGGCGAAAATTTTGTCGCCAGCGATACGCCCGCGATCATGGATCACACGCGCAGTGTCATCTTTTTGGAATCGCGGCAAATGGCGGTGGTAACGCGAGACACGGTGACCATCGAAACGCTCGACGGCGCAAAAGTAAAACCACAAGTGCATAATGTTTCGTGGGACCCTGTCGCGGCGGAGAAGGGCGAATATCGCCACTTCATGCAAAAGGAAATCCACGAGCAGGTGCGCGCGTTGACCGACACACTCGCGGGTCGCGTGGACTTTGCCAATGGGAAAATCCGTTTGCCCGATCTCAAGTTGACCGAAGAACTCGCGAAAAAAATCGAGAAGATATACATCACCGCGTGCGGCACTGCCGCGTATGCGGGGATGGTTGGAAAATATTTGATCGAGAAGATCGCGCGCGTGCCTGTGGAAGTGGTCATCGCTTCGGAATTTCGCTACAGCGACCCGATCTTGAACGACAAGACCGTTGTGCTTGCCATCTCGCAATCGGGCGAAACGGCGGACACTCTCGCCGCGATGGAAGAGGGACGACGCAAAGGCGCGGTGATCTGGAGTATCGTCAACGCCATCGGTTCGCAAGCCATGCGCGTCTCGGATGGCTTCATCTCAATGCAAACGGGACCTGAGATCGGCGTTGCTTCGACCAAAGCCTTCACCGCCCCGCTCGTGGACCAGTACATGCTGGCGATCCTGCTCGCCGATTTGCGCGGCACGATCAACGAAAAGCAACGCAAAGAACTCGTCGCGGATCTGCGACTCGTTCCCGATCTCGTTAGCCGCGCGCTTGACCGCGAAAGTGAAGTAGAAAAGGTTGCTCAAACGCTGAAAGACATCCGCGATTGCTTGTATCTCGGTCGCGGCATCAACATGCCCATCGCGTACGAGGGCGCGTTGAAGTTGAAGGAGATTTCATACATCCACGCGGAGGGCTATCCCGCGGGCGAAATGAAACACGGACCCATCGCGTTGATTGACGAACACATGCCCGTCGTATGCCTCGCGCCGAAAGACCCCTGGCATGAGAAGATGATCTCGCAGATCCAGCAGGCAAAAGCGCGCGGCGGGATGGTCATTGCGATCGCCACTGACGGCGATGAATTGATCCACGGCATGGCGGATCATATCCTGTGGGTACCGGACTCGCCGTGGATGCTCTCCCCCATCGTGACGGTGATTCCGCTACAATTGCTCGCGTACCACATCGCCGCCCTGCGCGGACTGGATGTAGACCAGCCGAGAAATCTGGCGAAGAGCGTGACCGTGGAATAAAATGGGGACGCTGATTCACGCTGACAACGCAGATTCTTTTTCTTTTGAATCAGCGAAATCTGCGTTTTTCAGCGTCCAAATTGGCTTTGTAGTTTATTTGCGGAGAATCAAACATGCGCCCCGACTGGGACTCGTACTTCATGAAGATCGCCTTCGCCGTGTCAGAACGAAGCACCTGTGACCGCGCCTTCGTCGGCTGTGTGCTTGTGACCGACAAGCGCATCCTCACCACAGGCTTCAACGGCTCGCCCAAGGGACAGGGTCACTGCGACGAGATCGGTCACCTCATGGTGGACGGGCATTGCGTCCGCACGATCCACGCGGAGACGAATGCCATCATCCAAGCCGCGTTGCACGGAGTCTCCACCAAGGGCGCGACGTGTTACGTCACCCACCTTCCGTGCATCAACTGCACGAAGGCGCTCATCAACGCGGGTATTGCGCGAATCGTGTATAGCGTATCCTATCGAACCGACGAAAACGCCGT contains:
- a CDS encoding pilus assembly protein, with amino-acid sequence MNNYRPKTNRSAPKPKAQAVIEFALVLPILLLVLIGIMETSRLLFAWLIIENSTRFGIRYATAGTYEPIYCQGYDGGICDSDTETDAARLPSIKDETTRIVIGYLLRNARFETVANTEDLFFNVTVCGSKEEGYDFTPPVMSEPIYANCEEISNPGITKEFAGSPGYRVYVAADYNFRFIVMPAFGVEPSMIHLASYRMGYVESFRAVRAINTPLGWEVTSIPPTPTNTPTITNTPLPTDTPTVTSTPTSTVTSTSTNTPTITPTITQTRTPTYTPTPSCNLFTAGNFSQSTTSGGYPRVNINLINSSTSKAAIQSLTFVWTAYDAANPGQTLDRWSFNNTTIDNTDDGASPTNWTNPGGLGSLVDLPASTSRQLRFTYLNLDGAWPGIVPANSFGLIVNLDNGCTITVTSQATPTVTATRTATGTATITRTPTITRTPTITRTPTITRTPTRTPTITPTPTITRTPTITNTPTITFTPTITSTRTPTRTRTPTATVTRTPTVTLTVPSPTRTHTRTVTPTVPSPTQTRTPTPTATVPTPTRTPTSTVTRTRTPTPTHTVPPQSPTPTVTPTPTVCFDC
- the glmS gene encoding glutamine--fructose-6-phosphate transaminase (isomerizing), encoding MCGIVGYIGARDATPIILNGLKRLEYRGYDSAGVAVISGDQLEVRKDAGKLSQLIDLVEKSPIAGAPGIGHTRWATHGAPNARNAHPHLGQTKRVVVVQNGIVENFLELKDELTAEGVEFQSETDTETIVHLVEHYLATGIGLVEAARKTFNQIRGANVVVLISADEPDKIVTARIGNAGGVVIGMGEGENFVASDTPAIMDHTRSVIFLESRQMAVVTRDTVTIETLDGAKVKPQVHNVSWDPVAAEKGEYRHFMQKEIHEQVRALTDTLAGRVDFANGKIRLPDLKLTEELAKKIEKIYITACGTAAYAGMVGKYLIEKIARVPVEVVIASEFRYSDPILNDKTVVLAISQSGETADTLAAMEEGRRKGAVIWSIVNAIGSQAMRVSDGFISMQTGPEIGVASTKAFTAPLVDQYMLAILLADLRGTINEKQRKELVADLRLVPDLVSRALDRESEVEKVAQTLKDIRDCLYLGRGINMPIAYEGALKLKEISYIHAEGYPAGEMKHGPIALIDEHMPVVCLAPKDPWHEKMISQIQQAKARGGMVIAIATDGDELIHGMADHILWVPDSPWMLSPIVTVIPLQLLAYHIAALRGLDVDQPRNLAKSVTVE
- a CDS encoding cytidine/deoxycytidylate deaminase family protein, which encodes MRPDWDSYFMKIAFAVSERSTCDRAFVGCVLVTDKRILTTGFNGSPKGQGHCDEIGHLMVDGHCVRTIHAETNAIIQAALHGVSTKGATCYVTHLPCINCTKALINAGIARIVYSVSYRTDENAVNFLNAAKIEVVQKEFNMV